From a single Brassica oleracea var. oleracea cultivar TO1000 chromosome C5, BOL, whole genome shotgun sequence genomic region:
- the LOC106293838 gene encoding fucosyltransferase 6-like, producing MKILMTVIFGGLLIGSVILLSFPHSFSDQLLDATSNDQLLAATINGSSESKTPHDKLIGGLLTADFDEPSCVSRYYQSSLYRKPSPYKPSEYLVSKLRSYEKLHKRCGPGTEAYKEATKNLGHDDDNYANKSVGECKYAVWVAVYGLGNRILTLASVFLYALLTERVVLVDQSKDISDLFCEPFPGTSWLLPNDFPLVKQFDGYGRGDSHCYGTMLNNHAISANSTPRHIYLDILHDSRDEDKMFFCPKDQTMIDKVPWLVIKTNVYFVPSLWFSPTFRPELMKLFPQKEAVFHHLARYLFHPTNQVWGMVTRYYKAHLARADERLGIQIRVFDDNAGYFQHVMDQILSCTQREKLLPQVVTQEESKVNASTNQKLKAVLVTSLYPEYADRLKSMFWERPSSTGEIIEVYQPSGERVQQTDTKIHDQKALAEMYLLSLTDNIVTSARSTFGYVAHSLGGLKPWLLYQPKDFKAPDPPCIRSTSIDPCHLTPPSHGCDADWGTYSGKVVPFVRECEDREHDGIKLFDEL from the exons ATGAAGATTCTGATGACAGTCATCTTTGGTGGCTTACTCATTGGGTCTGTAATCTTACTATCATTCCCACACAGCTTCAGCGACCAACTTCTTGATGCAACAAGCAACGACCAACTTCTTGCTGCAACAATCAACG GTTCAAGTGAATCCAAAACACCCCATGATAAACTGATAGGAGGGCTTTTAACAGCTGACTTCGATGAACCTTCCTGTGTGAGTAGGTATTATCAGTCTTCCTTGTACCGCAAGCCATCTCCATACAAGCCTTCTGAATACCTTGTCTCTAAGCTAAGAAGCTATGAGAAGCTTCACAAGCGCTGCGGTCCAGGCACAGAAGCTTACAAGGAAGCAACAAAGAATCTTGGTCATGATGATGATAATTACGCAAACAAGTCTGTCGGTGAATGCAAATACGCTGTGTGGGTTGCGGTCTACGGTCTTGGAAACAGAATACTAACTCTTGCCTCTGTCTTCCTCTACGCGCTCTTGACAGAGAGAGTCGTTCTCGTTGATCAAAGCAAAGACATTAGCGATCTCTTCTGCGAGCCGTTTCCAGGTACTTCATGGTTACTCCCTAACGACTTCCCATTAGTGAAGCAATTTGATGGCTACGGCAGAGGAGACTCTCATTGTTACGGAACAATGTTGAATAATCATGCCATCAGCGCAAACTCAACCCCTCGGCATATATATCTTGATATATTACATGATTCAAGGGATGAAGATAAGATGTTCTTCTGCCCAAAGGACCAAACTATGATCGATAAAGTCCCTTGGTTGGTTATCAAAACCAACGTCTACTTCGTTCCATCTCTGTGGTTTAGTCCAACGTTCCGACCAGAACTGATGAAGCTGTTCCCGCAGAAAGAAGCAGTGTTTCATCACTTGGCTAGGTATCTTTTTCACCCGACGAATCAAGTTTGGGGTATGGTCACTAGGTATTACAAAGCTCACTTAGCCAGAGCAGACGAGAGACTCGGGATTCAAATACGTGTTTTCGATGATAACGCAGGCTATTTCCAACACGTCATGGATCAAATCTTGTCTTGCACGCAAAGAGAGAAACTGTTACCTCAAGTCGTTACACAAGAAGAGTCAAAAGTCAACGCATCGACAAACCAGAAACTCAAGGCTGTTCTCGTCACATCTCTGTATCCAGAGTACGCTGACCGCTTAAAAAGCATGTTTTGGGAGCGACCTAGTTCGACAGGAGAGATCATCGAAGTTTATCAGCCAAGTGGGGAAAGAGTTCAACAAACGGACACGAAGATTCACGACCAAAAGGCCCTCGCGGAGATGTATCTTCTGAGTTTAACGGATAACATTGTCACGAGCGCAAGGTCCACGTTCGGGTATGTTGCTCATAGTCTTGGAGGGTTAAAGCCATGGTTACTCTATCAGCCAAAGGATTTCAAAGCTCCTGATCCTCCGTGTATTCGGTCCACGTCTATTGACCCTTGTCACCTTACTCCTCCTTCTCATGGATGTGATGCTGATTGGGGAACATACTCGGGGAAGGTTGTTCCTTTTGTAAGGGAGTGTGAGGATCGTGAGCATGATGGGATTAAGCTATTTGATGAGTTGTAA
- the LOC106293353 gene encoding probable fucosyltransferase 7: protein MSVYIINYFKSPIKFLWDLSMKMKLLLTVGTCLVLWSVMLVSFSNVFKHHLLGAIVNGSNDSDKPRDKLLEGLLTADFDEDSCLSRYQSSLYRKPSPYKPSQYLVSKLRSYEKLHQRCGPDTEAYKQATKNLGHDDENYANKSVGECKYIVWVAVYGLGNRILTLASVFLYALLTERVVLVDQSKDISDLFCEPFPGTSWLLPNEFPLMNQIDGYDKGYSRCYGTMLKNQTINSTSIPPHLYLHILHDSRDEDKMFFCQKDQTMMNKVPWLIVKANVYFVPSLWFNPTFQTELMKLFPQKETVFYHLARYLFHPTNQVWGMVTRSYDAYLSRADETLGIQVRVFSRRAGYLQHVMNQIVACTQREKLLPGLATHESQVTNTSRSKKLKAVLVTSLYPEYSNNLKNMYWERPTSTGDIIEVYQPSGERFQQTDKKLHDQKALAEMYLLSLTDNTVTSARSTFGYVAHSLGGLKPWLLYQPTRGKTPDPPCVRAVSMEPCFLTPPTHGCGAKKRTNSAKVVPFVRHCEDLWHDGLKLFDDTKDEL, encoded by the exons ATGTCAGTGTATATCATCAACTATTTCAAGTCTCCAATTAAGTTTTTGTGGGATTTGAGTATGAAGATGAAGCTTTTGTTAACAGTCGGCACTTGCTTAGTACTTTGGTCGGTGATGTTAGTATCTTTCTCAAACGTCTTCAAACACCACCTTCTTGGCGCTATAGTCAACG GTTCAAATGATTCCGACAAACCTAGGGATAAACTGTTAGAAGGTCTTTTAACTGCTGATTTCGATGAAGATTCTTGCTTAAGTAGGTATCAGTCTTCCTTGTATCGCAAGCCATCTCCTTACAAGCCTTCTCAATATCTTGTCTCTAAGCTTAGAAGCTATGAGAAGCTTCACCAGCGTTGCGGTCCAGACACAGAAGCTTACAAGCAAGCAACAAAGAATCTTGGTCATGATGATGAGAATTATGCAAACAAGTCCGTTGGTGAATGCAAATACATTGTGTGGGTCGCGGTTTACGGTCTTGGAAACAGAATACTAACTCTTGCCTCAGTCTTCCTCTACGCGCTCTTGACAGAGAGAGTTGTCCTTGTTGATCAAAGCAAAGACATAAGTGATCTCTTCTGCGAGCCGTTTCCAGGTACTTCATGGTTACTCCCTAATGAATTTCCATTGATGAATCAGATCGATGGCTACGACAAAGGATACTCTCGTTGTTACGGAACAATGTTGAAGAATCAAACAATTAACTCCACTTCAATCCCGCCGCATCTGTATCTTCACATCCTACATGATTCAAGAGATGAAGACAAGATGTTCTTCTGCCAAAAGGATCAAACTATGATGAACAAAGTCCCTTGGTTGATTGTCAAAGCCAATGTCTACTTTGTTCCATCTCTATGGTTTAATCCAACTTTCCAGACGGAACTAATGAAGCTATTCCCGCAGAAAGAAACCGTCTTCTACCACCTGGCTCGATATCTTTTTCACCCGACGAATCAAGTTTGGGGTATGGTCACAAGATCCTACGATGCTTATTTATCAAGGGCAGACGAAACACTTGGGATACAAGTAAGGGTTTTCAGCAGACGCGCTGGTTATTTGCAGCACGTCATGAACCAGATTGTAGCATGTACACAAAGGGAGAAACTGTTGCCTGGACTAGCTACACATGAATCACAAGTCACCAATACATCAAGAAGCAAGAAACTTAAAGCTGTTCTTGTCACATCTCTCTATCCAGAGTACTCTAATAACCTCAAGAATATGTATTGGGAACGGCCAACTTCGACAGGAGACATAATAGAAGTCTATCAGCCAAGTGGAGAAAGGTTTCAGCAAACAGACAAGAAGCTTCACGACCAAAAGGCGCTCGCCGAGATGTATCTTTTGAGTTTAACTGATAACACTGTCACAAGCGCAAGGTCTACGTTTGGATATGTTGCTCATAGTCTTGGAGGGTTAAAGCCATGGTTACTCTATCAACCAACGAGAGGTAAAACTCCTGATCCACCATGTGTTCGTGCTGTATCCATGGAGCCTTGTTTCCTTACTCCTCCCACTCATGGATGTGGAGCTAAGAAGAGAACTAACTCGGCCAAAGTCGTGCCTTTTGTGAGACATTGCGAGGATCTTTGGCATGATGGGCTTAAACTATTTGATGATACTAAAGATGAGTTATAG
- the LOC106343876 gene encoding probable fucosyltransferase 8: protein MKLRTLFVTCLLLWSLMLLSLFIISNDQLLDAITINVPKDSGKPREDKLLGGLLSEEFDEGSCLSRYQSSLYRKPSPYEPSQYLVSKLRSYEMLHKRCGPGTEAYKRAAEQLGDDSRSVGECRYIVWVAVHGLGNRIVSLVSTFLYALLTERVLLVDQRTDMKYLFCEPFPGTSWLLPVDFPLMGQLDSSRCYGTMLKTDAINTGTIPSYLYLYLIHDYEDHDKMFFCERDQNLIRQVPWLVSNSNQYFVPSLWLIPSFQTELIKLFPRKDTVFHHLGRYLLHPTNQVWGLITRFYNAYLSRADETLGVQVRVFSNPAGYLEHVMNQILSCTQREKLLPELTTLESQVTNKSTSPKLKAVLVTSLYPEYSEKLRTMYWESPSSTGDMVQVYQPSQEMFQQTDEKLHDQKALAEMYLLSLTDNLVTSGLSTFGYVAQSLGGLKAWILYRPTNHTTPDPPYVKSVSMEPCFHRPPPINGCQAKTVNSTRFVRRCEEWTMGLKLVDSADVF from the exons ATGAAACTAAGGACATTATTTGTCACTTGCTTACTACTTTGGTCACTCATGTTACTATCATTATTCATCATCTCCAACGACCAGCTTCTTGACGCTATTACCATCAACG TTCCAAAGGATTCAGGGAAACCAAGGGAGGATAAACTGTTAGGAGGACTGCTTAGTGAAGAGTTTGATGAAGGTTCGTGCTTGAGTAGGTACCAGTCTTCATTGTACCGCAAGCCATCACCGTACGAGCCTTCTCAATATCTTGTCTCCAAGCTTAGAAGCTATGAGATGCTTCACAAGCGTTGCGGTCCAGGCACAGAAGCCTACAAGAGGGCAGCAGAACAGCTTGGTGACGACAGTAGATCTGTTGGTGAATGCAGATACATTGTGTGGGTCGCTGTTCACGGGCTTGGAAACAGAATAGTATCTCTAGTTTCTACATTCCTGTATGCTCTCTTGACAGAGAGAGTCCTTCTCGTTGACCAACGCACAGACATGAAATATCTCTTCTGTGAGCCTTTTCCTGGTACTTCCTGGTTACTCCCTGTTGATTTTCCTTTGATGGGTCAGTTAGATAGTTCACGTTGTTACGGAACAATGCTGAAGACTGATGCCATAAACACAGGAACCATCCCCTCCTACCTCTATCTATATCTTATTCACGATTATGAGGATCATGATAAGATGTTCTTCTGTGAAAGAGATCAAAATCTCATCAGACAAGTCCCTTGGTTGGTCTCCAACTCAAACCAATACTTTGTTCCATCTCTCTGGTTGATCCCTAGCTTCCAAACCGAACTCATCAAGCTGTTCCCAAGGAAAGACACCGTCTTCCACCATTTAGGTCGCTATCTTCTCCACCCGACAAACCAAGTTTGGGGTTTGATCACTAGGTTCTACAATGCCTACTTATCAAGAGCAGACGAGACACTCGGTGTTCAAGTACGAGTTTTTAGCAACCCCGCCGGATACTTGGAGCATGTCATGAACCAGATCCTATCATGCACGCAAAGAGAGAAACTATTACCTGAGCTGACTACACTTGAATCACAAGTCACTAATAAATCAACAAGCCCGAAACTCAAAGCTGTTCTTGTCACGTCACTTTACCCGGAGTACTCGGAGAAGCTAAGGACAATGTACTGGGAAAGCCCGAGCTCGACAGGAGACATGGTACAAGTTTACCAACCTAGCCAAGAAATGTTTCAGCAGACAGACGAGAAGCTACACGACCAAAAGGCACTCGCTGAGATGTACCTATTAAGCCTAACTGATAACCTTGTCACAAGCGGCCTGTCTACGTTCGGATACGTTGCTCAAAGTCTTGGAGGATTAAAAGCATGGATACTCTACAGGCCAACGAACCACACAACTCCCGACCCACCGTACGTTAAATCCGTGTCGATGGAGCCATGTTTCCATAGACCTCCTCCAATCAATGGTTGTCAAGCTAAGACAGTGAATAGCACCCGTTTTGTTAGGCGTTGTGAGGAGTGGACCATGGGGCTTAAGCTAGTTGATTCCGCAGATGTGTTTTGA
- the LOC106293614 gene encoding probable fucosyltransferase 8 codes for MHTDQKKRKNKSKQKQRKHHLFTRMKSTRTCITCFVVCSMLLLAFSNIFSRHPWDLDPANVTTTTGSKNPENSRDTLQGGLLAKAFDQKSCLSRYQSSLYRKPSPYKPSLDLISKLRSYEKLHKRCAPGTESYKRATENLHKLSDGSGEQCQYIVWVPLSGLGNRILSLVSVFLYALLTDRVILVDQRNDINDLFCEPFPDASWLLPLGFPLANQIDRFNWRSPRSFGNMLKHHRLISNSSIKSFQTSYLYLHLVHNYGEYDQMFFCQGDQSLIREVPWLIVKSDNYFVPSLWLLPSFQSELTKLFPKKDTVFHHLGRYLIHPTNQVWGLVNRFYNAYLSRADERLGIQIRVFHRAGFLQLVLDQVVSCTQREKLLPEAQEEEPPQVNISKLRAVLVTSLNPEYSNNLKRVYWERVSSTGDVIIGVYQASQEMHQQRNKKLHNQKALAEMYLLSLTDNIVTSAWSTFGYVAQGLGGMKPWILYKPENYTVPDPPCGRATSMEPCFHSPPLYGCEADTGGTDALKIASPFVRRCEDRVSGIKLFDHPQEL; via the exons ATGCATACAGACCAAAAGAAAAGAAAAAACAAGAGTAAGCAAAAACAGAGAAAGCATCACCTCTTTACAAGAATGAAGTCCACCAGAACATGCATCACTTGCTTTGTAGTCTGCTCCATGCTTCTACTTGCATTTTCTAACATCTTCAGTCGCCATCCATGGGATCTTGATCCAGCTAATGTTACTACTACCACCG GTTCAAAAAATCCTGAAAATTCAAGGGATACACTGCAAGGAGGGCTTCTTGCTAAAGCATTTGATCAAAAATCTTGTCTGAGTAGATACCAGTCTTCGTTATATCGCAAACCTTCACCGTACAAGCCTTCTCTAGACCTCATCTCGAAGCTTAGAAGCTACGAGAAGCTTCACAAGCGCTGCGCTCCAGGCACAGAATCTTACAAGAGGGCAACAGAGAACCTCCACAAACTTTCAGACGGCTCTGGTGAGCAATGCCAATACATTGTGTGGGTACCACTGTCTGGGCTTGGAAACAGAATACTTTCTCTGGTCTCCGTCTTTCTCTATGCTCTCTTGACGGACAGAGTCATCCTCGTTGACCAACGGAACGATATAAACGATCTCTTCTGCGAGCCGTTTCCGGATGCTTCCTGGTTACTCCCTCTTGGGTTTCCATTGGCAAATCAGATAGACAGGTTTAACTGGCGGTCACCACGTTCTTTCGGTAACATGTTGAAGCATCATCGTTTGATTAGTAACTCCTCAATAAAAAGTTTCCAAACATCATATCTTTACCTCCACCTTGTTCACAACTACGGGGAGTACGACCAGATGTTTTTCTGCCAAGGAGATCAATCGCTGATCCGGGAAGTCCCTTGGCTGATCGTTAAATCAGACAACTACTTCGTCCCGTCTCTATGGTTACTCCCTAGCTTCCAGTCTGAGCTAACCAAGCTGTTCCCAAAGAAAGACACCGTCTTCCACCATTTAGGTCGGTATCTTATTCACCCAACCAACCAAGTTTGGGGTTTGGTCAACAGATTCTACAATGCTTACTTGTCAAGAGCAGACGAGAGGCTCGGGATTCAGATACGGGTTTTCCATCGCGCAGGGTTTCTCCAGCTCGTACTCGACCAGGTTGTATCATGTACACAAAGAGAGAAACTATTACCCGAAGCACAAGAAGAAGAACCACCGCAAGTCAATATATCGAAACTTAGAGCAGTTCTAGTCACGTCTCTGAACCCAGAGTATTCTAATAACCTGAAGAGAGTGTACTGGGAGCGCGTGAGTTCCACAGGAGACGTGATCATCGGAGTTTATCAAGCAAGCCAAGAAATGCACCAGCAAAGAAACAAGAAGCTTCACAACCAAAAGGCCCTCGCGGAGATGTATCTACTTAGCTTGACTGATAACATTGTCACCAGCGCGTGGTCTACGTTTGGATACGTTGCTCAGGGTCTAGGAGGGATGAAGCCGTGGATACTGTACAAGCCAGAGAACTACACGGTTCCTGATCCACCATGCGGTCGTGCCACGTCGATGGAGCCCTGTTTCCATTCTCCTCCGTTGTATGGTTGTGAAGCCGACACAGGAGGAACTGATGCCTTGAAAATAGCTTCGCCTTTCGTGAGGCGTTGTGAAGATCGGGTTTCTGGGATTAAGCTATTTGATCACCCACAAGAGTTATAG